A window of Fragaria vesca subsp. vesca linkage group LG7, FraVesHawaii_1.0, whole genome shotgun sequence contains these coding sequences:
- the LOC101310640 gene encoding uncharacterized protein LOC101310640, protein MPKRVSIYGDSKLVEIQHWYKLEPIETVDVKMIELLGLSHLESMEPILMHTPDANSPSEVESMKPIRIQGLHEYGIFSTFFPGNGNKVPGQFSHTSKGCSSISFPVPILLNSKIRGFNIFSVFAWTTYVTTPLPPLIIKVNNTSTGLKWIYVPSCYGIPTAGNDMIWLSHWNLGNQFEGGDVVTVSVFTPNNWLQVKEFGVEVVTEEGMRMSKQEHSSSSREPAYEDPDACGVNEVIGNSGGELSELYEVRPGTYFLCGGPFLQNNRHTYNRWKKDRCLNGIIGEFDEETEKERKRGDGTLASTEESAEAERVVNKFFGCKVLAIHVLMSLVEICQNIC, encoded by the exons ATGCCAAAGAGAGTATCCATATACGGTGACTCAAAACTAGTAGAGATTCAGCACTGGTACAAGTTAGAACCCATTGAAACAGTTGATGTAAAAATGATCGAGCTTTTGGGTTTGTCCCACTTGGAATCCATGGAACCCATTTTAATGCACACCCCAGATGCAAACTCCCCATCAGAAGTGGAATCCATGAAACCCATACGCATCCAG GGACTGCATGAATATGGTATCTTCAGCACATTCTTTCCGGGAAATGGAAATAAGGTTCCAGGACAGTTCAGCCATACAAGTAAAGGGTGTTCCTCAATATCTTTTCCTGTGCCTATACTTCTTAATAGCAAGATCCGAGGCTTCAACATATTTTCTGTGTTTGCATGGACGACATATGTTACTACTCCATTGCCACCACTAATCATTAAAGTCAACAATACGAGCACGGGTCTGAAGTGGATCTATGTGCCGTCATGTTACGGCATTCCAACTGCTGGAAACGACATGATATGGTTAAGCCATTGGAATTTGGGGAATCAATTCGAAGGTGGTGATGTAGTCACTGTCTCAGTATTTACTCCGAATAACTGGCTTCAGGTAAAAGAGTTTGGTGTCGAAGTGGTAACTGAGGAAGGGATGAGGATGAGTAAGCAAGAGCACAGCAGCAGTAGTAGAGAACCTGCTTATGAGGATCCCGATGCTTGTGGTGTTAATGAGGTGATTGGTAACAGTGGTGGAGAGTTGTCAGAGTTATATGAGGTCAGGCCAGGAACATACTTCCTCTGCGGTGGACCCTTCTTACAAAATAATAGGCACACTTATAACAGATGGAAAAAGGATCGTTGCCTCAATGGCATCATAGGAGAGTTTGATGAAGAAACAG AGAAAGAAAGGAAAAGGGGGGATGGGACACTAGCATCAACAGAAGAATCAGCTGAAGCAGAAAGAGTCGTCAACAAATTCTTCGGTTGCAAG GTGCTTGCTATCCATGTGCTTATGTCATTAGTTGAGATTTGTCAAAATATCTGCTGA